A genomic window from Purpureocillium takamizusanense chromosome 2, complete sequence includes:
- a CDS encoding uncharacterized protein (EggNog:ENOG503PG6S~COG:C), protein MLSVRRDTIDRIARCTYFVGIKGSQLPQPVPGQVKLARFSHDPNEVDLSCAITMQACEQLVLLPVVQRVAPIRAIFDRLIIAASLGQLHRERQYGQYPDTISY, encoded by the coding sequence ATGTTGTCAGTGCGACGTGACACAATCGACAGAATTGCTCGATGCACCTACTTTGTGGGGATCAAGGGCAGCCAGCTCCCCCAACCTGTCCCTGGCCAAGTTAAACTCGCGAGATTCTCTCATGATCCAAATGAGGTTGATCTTTCTTGTGCGATCACGATGCAGGCTTGCGAACAGCTCGTGCTCCTGCCTGTGGTCCAGCGGGTCGCGCCCATTCGTGCCATCTTTGATCGATTGATCATAGCAGCGTCGCTCGGCCAACTGCACCGCGAGAGGCAGTACGGCCAGTATCCCGATACCATCAGCTACTAG